One Salvia splendens isolate huo1 chromosome 12, SspV2, whole genome shotgun sequence genomic window carries:
- the LOC121759644 gene encoding cytochrome b6-f complex iron-sulfur subunit 1, chloroplastic-like, with protein sequence MASSTTLSSSITPSQLCCSKNGMNRCANLAAVKVGKGKGMKVRCMASVPADRVPDMGKRELMNLLLLGAISLPATGMLLPYTYFFVPPGSGGGGGGTPAKDALGNDVVAEEWLKTHGPGDRTLTQGLRGDPTYLVVENDKTLATYGINAVCTHLGCVVPWNKAENKFMCPCHGSQYNNQGKVVRGPAPLSLALAHADIDDGKVIFVPWVETDFRTGEDPWWS encoded by the exons CTCTGCTGCAGCAAGAATGGGATGAACCGTTGCGCAAATTTGGCGGCGGTGAAGGTCGGAAAGGGGAAGGGGATGAAGGTTAGGTGCATGGCGAGCGTGCCGGCCGACCGGGTGCCGGACATGGGCAAGAGAGAGCTCATGAATCTGCTGCTTCTCGGCGCCATTTCTCTTCCTGCAACCGGGATGTTGTTGCCCTACACTTACTTCTTTGTTCCACCTGG TTCTGGAGGGGGTGGTGGTGGCACTCCGGCAAAGGATGCTTTGGGGAACGACGTCGTTGCAGAGGAATGGCTCAAAACGCATGGACCCGGTGACCGGACCCTCACACAGGGATTGAGG GGTGATCCAACGTACCTCGTTGTGGAGAACGACAAAACTCTTGCAACGTATGGTATCAACGCCGTCTGCACCCATCTTGGTTGCGTTGTGCCATGGAACAAGGCTGAGAACAAGTTCATGTGCCCGTGCCACGGATCACAATACAACAACCAAGGGAAAGTTGTCAGAGGACCTGCTCCCTTG TCTTTGGCTTTGGCTCATGCAGATATTGATGATGGAAAGGTGATTTTTGTTCCATGGGTGGAGACTGATTTTAGAACTGGAGAGGACCCATGGTGGTCTTAG